A genomic stretch from Kribbella amoyensis includes:
- a CDS encoding DUF3145 domain-containing protein produces the protein MATTRGVLYVHTVPSALCPHVEWAAGGVLGVPVKLDWTPQPAAQGTYRAELSWQAETGTAAKLASALRGWQKLRFEVTEEPSNGVEGERYSFTPTLGVFHATIGVHGDIMVPEDRLKAAMLKAAGGEADLTEEVERLLGRPWDDELEPFRYAGDGAPVRWLHQVV, from the coding sequence GTGGCGACGACTCGTGGCGTGTTGTACGTCCACACCGTGCCGTCCGCGTTGTGCCCGCATGTCGAGTGGGCCGCGGGCGGCGTTCTCGGCGTGCCCGTGAAGCTGGACTGGACGCCGCAGCCCGCGGCCCAGGGGACGTACCGGGCCGAGCTGTCGTGGCAGGCGGAGACCGGCACGGCGGCCAAACTGGCGTCCGCGTTGCGCGGCTGGCAGAAGCTGCGGTTCGAGGTCACCGAGGAGCCGAGCAACGGGGTCGAGGGCGAGCGGTACTCGTTCACGCCGACGCTCGGCGTCTTCCACGCGACCATCGGCGTGCACGGCGACATCATGGTGCCCGAGGACCGGTTGAAGGCCGCGATGCTGAAGGCGGCCGGCGGCGAGGCGGACCTGACCGAGGAGGTGGAGCGGTTGCTCGGCCGGCCGTGGGACGACGAGCTCGAACCGTTTCGGTACGCCGGTGACGGTGCTCCGGTCCGCTGGCTCCACCAGGTGGTCTGA
- a CDS encoding acyl-CoA carboxylase subunit beta produces the protein MTTAPQAPARPQKVPREQDPRHPVTRLTALFDPGSLELITPDDLSGMLAARGTVAGAPVVAFCSDATVMGGAMGDQGCEVVVRAYEVARAEELPIIGLWHSGGARLAEGVLSLHAVGRIFYAMTQASGKIPQISVVLGPAAGGAAYGPALTDVVVLGPEGRIFVTGPDVVRSVTGEDVDMLRLGGPEPHGRRSGVVHITTDTEAAAIEQARRLADLFANQGEVAADVPDTDLSGLLPESAKRAYDVHPLVGGVLDDGTGVELHQRWAPNIVTTLGRLGGRTVGVIANNPLRLGGCLDALSAEKASRFVRMCDAFGVPLVVLVDVPGYLPGVGQEWDGVVRRGAKLLHAFAESVVPRVTLVTRKTYGGAYIAMNARSLGATRVFAWPRAEVAVMGAIAAVRILHRRKLAEVEPELRPKVEAELAAEHEKIAGGIERARQIGVVDEVVEPGLTRSKLAAAIAAAEAGGRVRGRHGNIPL, from the coding sequence ATGACGACCGCCCCGCAAGCGCCGGCCAGACCGCAGAAGGTCCCGCGGGAGCAGGATCCACGGCATCCGGTCACCCGGCTCACCGCACTCTTCGACCCGGGCAGCCTCGAGCTGATCACGCCCGACGACCTCTCCGGCATGCTCGCGGCCCGCGGGACCGTGGCGGGCGCGCCCGTGGTCGCGTTCTGCTCCGACGCGACCGTGATGGGCGGCGCGATGGGCGACCAGGGCTGCGAGGTCGTGGTCCGTGCGTACGAGGTCGCCCGCGCCGAGGAACTGCCGATCATCGGGCTCTGGCACTCCGGTGGGGCCCGGCTGGCCGAGGGCGTGCTCAGCCTGCACGCGGTCGGCCGGATCTTCTACGCGATGACCCAGGCCTCCGGCAAGATCCCGCAGATCTCCGTGGTCCTCGGCCCGGCGGCCGGCGGCGCGGCGTACGGGCCGGCGCTGACCGACGTGGTCGTGCTCGGGCCCGAGGGCCGCATCTTCGTCACCGGGCCGGATGTGGTCCGCTCGGTCACCGGCGAGGACGTGGACATGCTCCGCCTCGGCGGACCCGAGCCGCACGGCCGGCGGTCCGGCGTCGTCCACATCACCACCGACACCGAGGCGGCCGCGATCGAGCAGGCGCGGCGGCTCGCGGACCTGTTCGCGAATCAGGGCGAGGTGGCCGCCGACGTCCCCGACACCGACCTGTCCGGATTACTGCCCGAGTCGGCCAAGCGCGCGTACGACGTCCACCCGTTGGTCGGCGGGGTCCTCGACGACGGAACCGGCGTCGAGCTCCATCAGCGCTGGGCCCCGAACATCGTCACCACGCTCGGCCGCCTCGGCGGACGGACGGTCGGTGTGATCGCGAACAACCCGCTCCGCCTCGGCGGCTGCCTGGACGCGTTGTCGGCCGAGAAGGCGTCCCGGTTCGTCCGGATGTGCGACGCGTTCGGTGTCCCGCTGGTCGTGCTGGTCGACGTCCCCGGGTACCTGCCCGGCGTCGGTCAGGAGTGGGACGGCGTGGTCCGGCGCGGCGCCAAGCTGCTGCACGCGTTCGCGGAGTCGGTCGTCCCGCGGGTCACGCTGGTGACGCGGAAGACGTACGGCGGGGCGTACATCGCGATGAACGCGCGGTCGCTCGGTGCGACCCGGGTGTTCGCCTGGCCGCGGGCCGAGGTGGCGGTGATGGGAGCGATCGCCGCGGTCCGGATCCTGCATCGGCGCAAGCTGGCCGAGGTGGAGCCGGAGCTGCGTCCCAAGGTGGAGGCGGAGCTGGCCGCCGAACACGAGAAGATCGCCGGCGGGATCGAGCGGGCCCGCCAGATCGGGGTCGTCGACGAGGTGGTCGAGCCGGGGCTGACCCGGTCCAAGCTGGCCGCGGCGATCGCGGCCGCCGAGGCGGGCGGCCGCGTCCGCGGGCGGCACGGCAACATCCCGCTCTGA
- the fabF gene encoding beta-ketoacyl-ACP synthase II has product MSKTRVVVTGLGATTPLGGDVSSTWEGLLAGRSGAKRLTQEWVENLPVQIAAPAAVEPTEVIERVKARRLDRNAQFAVVAAREAWADAGLADADLERERLGVAVASGIGGLHTTLANYDALKSNPRRVSPLAIPMLMPNSAAAYVSLEFGAKAGVHTPVSACASGNEAIALALDQIRLGRADVVLAGGTEGSIHPLPLAAFGQMMALSKRNDEPERASRPWDVDRDGFLLGEGAGVLVLESYEHAKARGAKIYAELAGAGISADGHDIAQPDPTGSGARRAMERALREGDLTPADIFHINAHATSTPQGDIAESLAIRQALGQDADHAIATAPKSMIGHLLGAAGAVESLATVLAIHHRVSPPTINVDKLDDQIELDVATEQRKLADGDIAALNNSFGFGGHNAALAFKSV; this is encoded by the coding sequence ATGTCGAAGACCCGAGTCGTCGTCACCGGGCTCGGAGCCACCACCCCCCTCGGGGGCGACGTGTCCAGCACCTGGGAAGGACTGCTGGCCGGCCGGTCCGGGGCGAAGCGGCTGACCCAGGAATGGGTGGAGAACCTACCGGTGCAGATCGCCGCGCCCGCCGCGGTCGAGCCCACCGAGGTGATCGAGCGGGTGAAGGCGCGCCGGCTCGACCGGAACGCGCAGTTCGCCGTCGTCGCCGCGCGGGAGGCGTGGGCCGACGCCGGTCTGGCCGACGCCGACCTGGAGCGCGAGCGGCTCGGCGTGGCCGTTGCCTCCGGCATTGGTGGCCTGCACACCACGCTGGCCAACTACGACGCGCTGAAGTCGAACCCGCGGCGGGTCTCGCCGCTGGCGATCCCGATGCTGATGCCGAACTCGGCGGCGGCGTACGTGAGCCTGGAGTTCGGCGCCAAGGCCGGGGTACACACCCCCGTCTCGGCGTGTGCCTCCGGCAACGAGGCGATCGCGCTGGCGCTGGACCAGATCCGGCTCGGCCGTGCGGACGTCGTCCTGGCCGGCGGCACCGAAGGCTCGATCCACCCGCTGCCGCTGGCCGCGTTCGGCCAGATGATGGCCCTGAGCAAGCGCAACGACGAGCCCGAGCGCGCGTCCCGGCCGTGGGACGTGGACCGGGACGGCTTCCTGCTCGGTGAGGGCGCGGGTGTCCTGGTGCTCGAGTCGTACGAGCACGCCAAGGCCCGTGGCGCGAAGATCTACGCCGAGCTGGCCGGTGCGGGGATCTCCGCCGACGGACACGACATCGCCCAGCCCGACCCGACCGGATCCGGCGCGCGCCGGGCGATGGAGCGGGCGCTGCGCGAGGGCGACCTGACCCCGGCCGACATCTTCCACATCAACGCGCACGCGACCTCGACGCCGCAGGGCGACATCGCCGAGTCGCTGGCGATCCGGCAGGCCCTCGGCCAGGACGCCGACCACGCGATCGCGACCGCGCCGAAGTCGATGATCGGTCACCTGCTCGGCGCGGCCGGCGCGGTCGAGTCGCTGGCCACCGTGCTGGCGATCCACCACCGGGTGTCGCCGCCGACCATCAACGTGGACAAGCTCGACGACCAGATCGAGCTCGACGTCGCGACCGAGCAGCGCAAGCTGGCCGACGGGGACATCGCGGCGCTGAACAACTCCTTCGGCTTCGGCGGACACAACGCCGCCCTGGCCTTCAAGTCGGTCTGA
- a CDS encoding acyl carrier protein codes for MASTEEIRSSLAEIVNEIAGIPVEDVQLDKSFTDDLDVDSLSMVEVVVAAEEKFSVKIPDDEVKNLKTVGDAVAFIERAQNG; via the coding sequence ATGGCCAGCACCGAAGAGATTCGCTCCAGCCTCGCCGAGATCGTCAACGAGATCGCGGGCATCCCGGTCGAGGACGTCCAGCTGGACAAGTCCTTCACCGACGACCTCGACGTCGACTCGCTCTCCATGGTGGAGGTCGTGGTCGCGGCCGAGGAGAAGTTCAGCGTGAAGATCCCCGACGACGAGGTGAAGAACCTGAAGACCGTCGGCGACGCGGTGGCGTTCATCGAGCGCGCCCAGAACGGCTGA
- a CDS encoding beta-ketoacyl-ACP synthase III produces MTGTITTATGSTHTAVLGLGSYRPRRVVPNAEILEHIESSDEWIRTRSGIRERRWAEADETVLMMSVEAAKSALADSGIDPAQIGCVVVATVTHLYQTPAIATRIATEIGAPTAAAFDISAACAGFCYGVALASDLVRGGSAKYVLAIGVERLSDLTDRTDRSTAFIFADGAGAAVVGPAEEQGIGPVVWGSDGSQHELISQKESWQEAAGSYNWPHLRMDGNPVFRWAAFEMAKAAQQALDVAGVSADDLDLFVPHQANMRITDAMHRALKLPAHIKVARDIERQGNTSAASIPLAISAMRENGEAKSGDLALIIGFGAGLVYAAQVIRLP; encoded by the coding sequence ATGACCGGCACCATCACCACCGCCACCGGCTCCACCCACACCGCGGTCCTCGGCCTCGGGTCGTACCGGCCGCGCCGGGTGGTACCGAACGCGGAGATCCTCGAGCACATCGAGTCCAGCGACGAGTGGATCCGGACCAGGTCCGGGATCCGCGAACGCCGCTGGGCCGAGGCCGACGAGACCGTCCTGATGATGTCGGTCGAGGCGGCGAAGTCCGCGCTGGCCGACTCCGGGATCGACCCGGCCCAGATCGGCTGCGTCGTCGTCGCCACCGTCACGCACCTGTACCAGACCCCGGCGATCGCGACCCGGATCGCCACCGAGATCGGGGCGCCGACGGCGGCCGCGTTCGACATCTCGGCCGCTTGCGCCGGGTTCTGCTACGGCGTCGCGCTGGCCAGCGACCTGGTCCGGGGCGGCAGCGCCAAGTACGTGCTCGCCATCGGCGTGGAGCGGCTCAGCGACCTCACCGACCGGACCGACCGCAGTACGGCGTTCATCTTCGCCGACGGTGCGGGCGCGGCCGTCGTCGGTCCGGCCGAGGAGCAGGGCATCGGCCCGGTGGTGTGGGGCTCCGACGGCAGCCAGCACGAGCTGATCAGCCAGAAGGAGTCCTGGCAGGAGGCGGCCGGCAGCTACAACTGGCCGCATTTGCGGATGGACGGCAACCCGGTCTTCCGGTGGGCGGCGTTCGAGATGGCCAAGGCGGCCCAGCAGGCCCTCGACGTCGCCGGCGTCAGCGCGGACGACCTGGACCTGTTCGTCCCGCACCAGGCGAACATGCGGATCACCGACGCGATGCACCGCGCGCTCAAGCTGCCCGCCCACATCAAGGTGGCCCGCGACATCGAGCGGCAGGGCAACACCTCGGCCGCGTCGATCCCGCTCGCGATCAGCGCGATGCGGGAGAACGGTGAGGCCAAGAGCGGCGACCTCGCCCTCATCATCGGCTTCGGCGCCGGGCTGGTGTACGCCGCCCAGGTGATCCGGCTGCCGTAA
- a CDS encoding acyltransferase domain-containing protein has product MLVIVAPGQGAQTPGFLEPWLEDPAFESRLHWLSAVAGLDLAHYGTQADAETIRDTAIAQPLLVASGLLGALSVFPHPADAFATIGAAAGHSVGEIAAAAGVGVISAEQAMVLVRERGKAMAAAAAQTATSMTAVLGGDRDEVLAKIAEHGLTAANDNGPGQIVAAGTVEELAAFAEDPPAKARLVPLSVAGAFHTKHMEPAVQTLDRYAAAVSTHDPRTRLISNRDGQVVHDGREVLHRLVQQVNSPVRWDLCLQTMADLQVTGILEMPPAGTLTGIAKRALKGVETFALKTPDQLDDARTFVEKHGSPSEIDASPTWRLLVAPLKGTFTREGRVRRESGDTVEAGEVVATVKSLRDELEVRAPHGGIVVEWLAEEGDPVAPGQPLVRLHPSGGN; this is encoded by the coding sequence GTGCTCGTCATCGTCGCGCCCGGACAGGGCGCCCAGACCCCAGGTTTCCTCGAGCCGTGGCTGGAGGACCCCGCGTTCGAGAGCCGGCTGCACTGGCTCTCCGCGGTGGCCGGCCTCGACCTCGCCCACTACGGCACCCAGGCGGACGCGGAGACGATCCGCGACACCGCGATCGCCCAGCCGCTGCTGGTCGCGTCCGGCCTGCTGGGGGCGCTGTCGGTCTTCCCGCACCCGGCGGACGCGTTCGCCACCATCGGCGCCGCGGCCGGCCACAGCGTCGGCGAGATCGCCGCGGCGGCCGGGGTCGGCGTGATCAGCGCCGAGCAGGCGATGGTGCTGGTCCGTGAGCGCGGCAAGGCGATGGCGGCCGCCGCGGCCCAGACCGCGACCTCGATGACCGCGGTGCTCGGCGGCGACCGCGACGAGGTGCTCGCGAAGATCGCGGAGCACGGCCTGACCGCCGCCAACGACAACGGCCCCGGCCAGATCGTCGCGGCCGGTACGGTCGAGGAGCTCGCCGCGTTCGCGGAGGACCCGCCCGCCAAGGCCCGCCTGGTCCCGCTCTCGGTGGCCGGCGCCTTCCACACCAAGCACATGGAGCCCGCGGTCCAGACCCTCGACCGGTACGCCGCGGCCGTCAGTACGCACGACCCGCGGACCCGGCTGATCTCGAACCGGGACGGCCAGGTCGTGCACGACGGTCGCGAGGTGCTCCACCGGCTGGTCCAGCAGGTCAACTCGCCGGTCCGCTGGGACCTGTGCCTGCAGACCATGGCGGACCTGCAGGTCACCGGCATCCTGGAGATGCCGCCGGCCGGCACCTTGACCGGTATCGCCAAGCGCGCCCTCAAGGGCGTCGAGACGTTCGCGCTGAAGACGCCGGACCAGCTGGACGACGCCCGCACGTTCGTCGAGAAGCACGGCAGCCCGTCGGAGATCGACGCGTCGCCGACCTGGCGCCTGCTGGTGGCACCGTTGAAGGGCACCTTCACCCGCGAGGGCCGGGTCCGCCGGGAGTCCGGCGACACGGTCGAGGCGGGCGAGGTGGTCGCCACCGTGAAGAGCCTCCGCGACGAGCTCGAGGTCCGGGCCCCGCACGGAGGCATCGTGGTCGAGTGGCTGGCCGAGGAGGGTGACCCGGTCGCACCCGGTCAGCCCCTGGTCCGGCTGCACCCGAGCGGGGGAAACTGA
- a CDS encoding PucR family transcriptional regulator → MTGTGKAHLARADRLQKATGALATAAMAAMDDELPWFGQLSAQDRSWIGLVAQSGITAFVDWFRDPEAHSSMPTRMFGSAPREFTRVISLHQTVELLRTTIEMIENTIGDLLPEDDVPVVREAMQRYAREVAFAAATVYAQAAEMRGAWDARLEALVVDSVIRGEADESVRSRASALGWTGTANSEVAVVVGRAPSSDTGGTNVADAVRHVARESGADALCAMQGDRLVVVLGGTSKPVETVQRLTDFFGPGPIVVGPVVPDLMAAVTSARAAVAGLRAAPAWPAAPRPVQADELLPERSLSGDGHARRQLASDVYGPLTLGDGVLLDTVSTYLDSGGSIEATARALFIHPNTVRYRLKRVGDLTGYSPASPRDAFTLRVALTLGRLLNPDPGSSIL, encoded by the coding sequence GTGACGGGTACGGGTAAGGCCCATCTGGCGCGCGCCGACCGGTTGCAGAAGGCGACCGGGGCGTTGGCGACCGCGGCGATGGCCGCGATGGACGATGAGCTGCCCTGGTTCGGGCAGCTGTCGGCGCAGGACCGGTCCTGGATCGGCCTCGTGGCCCAGTCCGGGATCACCGCCTTCGTCGACTGGTTCCGGGATCCGGAGGCGCACTCGTCGATGCCGACCCGGATGTTCGGGTCGGCGCCGCGGGAGTTCACCCGGGTGATCAGCCTGCACCAGACCGTCGAACTGCTCCGCACCACGATCGAGATGATCGAGAACACGATCGGCGACCTGCTGCCCGAGGACGACGTCCCCGTGGTCCGGGAGGCGATGCAGCGGTACGCGCGGGAGGTCGCGTTCGCCGCCGCGACCGTCTACGCACAGGCCGCCGAGATGCGCGGTGCCTGGGATGCCCGGCTGGAGGCGCTGGTCGTCGACTCGGTGATCCGCGGTGAGGCGGACGAGTCGGTCCGGTCCCGCGCGTCGGCCCTGGGCTGGACCGGGACGGCGAACTCGGAGGTCGCCGTGGTCGTCGGCCGCGCGCCGTCGTCGGACACGGGCGGCACGAACGTGGCCGACGCCGTCCGGCACGTCGCCCGGGAGTCGGGTGCCGACGCGTTGTGCGCGATGCAGGGCGACCGGCTGGTGGTGGTACTCGGGGGTACGAGCAAACCTGTCGAGACCGTACAAAGACTGACCGACTTCTTCGGACCGGGACCGATCGTCGTCGGGCCGGTCGTCCCGGACCTGATGGCGGCCGTGACGTCGGCGCGCGCGGCCGTCGCGGGACTCCGGGCCGCACCGGCCTGGCCGGCGGCGCCACGGCCCGTGCAGGCCGACGAGCTGCTCCCCGAGCGGTCGTTGTCGGGTGACGGTCACGCGCGGCGACAACTCGCCTCCGACGTGTACGGCCCGCTCACGTTGGGCGACGGGGTCCTGCTCGACACCGTCTCGACGTACCTGGACTCGGGTGGTTCGATCGAGGCGACGGCCCGGGCGCTGTTCATCCACCCGAACACGGTCCGGTACCGGCTGAAGCGTGTGGGCGATCTCACCGGGTACTCCCCGGCGAGTCCCCGCGACGCTTTCACGTTGCGTGTCGCACTGACCTTGGGCCGCCTGCTCAACCCGGACCCCGGATCGTCGATTTTGTAG
- a CDS encoding cysteine hydrolase family protein, with translation MATLENRPHQALVVIDVQNGVVSGGHHRDAVVANIATLVDRARQAEIPVVWVQHSSEELAKESEQWQIVPELKPADGDPVVHKTWADSFEETDLEDVLAGLRVGQLVVTGAQTDECVRSTLHGAIVRGYDATLVEDAHTTEDLSEYGAPPPDQVIAHTNLYWKYHRAPGRTAGTVETKDVSFGK, from the coding sequence ATGGCCACACTCGAGAACCGTCCGCACCAGGCGCTGGTCGTCATCGACGTCCAGAACGGCGTGGTCAGCGGCGGTCACCACCGCGACGCCGTCGTCGCCAACATCGCCACCCTGGTCGACCGGGCCCGGCAGGCCGAGATCCCGGTGGTCTGGGTCCAGCACTCCAGCGAGGAGCTCGCCAAGGAGTCGGAGCAGTGGCAGATCGTTCCCGAGCTGAAGCCGGCCGACGGCGATCCGGTGGTGCACAAGACCTGGGCCGACTCGTTCGAGGAGACCGACCTCGAGGACGTCCTCGCCGGGTTGCGGGTCGGGCAGCTGGTCGTGACGGGCGCGCAGACCGACGAGTGCGTGCGCTCGACCCTGCACGGCGCGATCGTCCGCGGGTACGACGCAACCCTGGTCGAGGACGCACACACGACGGAGGACCTGAGCGAGTACGGCGCCCCACCACCGGACCAGGTGATCGCCCACACCAACCTGTACTGGAAGTACCACCGCGCTCCGGGCCGGACGGCGGGCACGGTGGAGACGAAGGACGTGAGCTTCGGGAAGTAG
- a CDS encoding PHP domain-containing protein translates to MSDKAGVADAVEALRAIGYYLERDRQPTHRVKAYRRAADTIEALPAAEVRARRRAGTLTELPGIGPKTEAVILEAMDGTTPSYLVKLEEAASELTETGTALRSQLRADLHLHSDWSDGGSPIEEMARTAARLGHRYIALTDHSPRLTVANGLSRERRLQQLEVVAELNKKLADELDGFTILNGIEVDILEDGSLDCDTEILARLDVVVASVHSKLRMQSEPMTERMVRAIANPHVDVLGHCTGRLVTGNRGTRPESEFDAEVVFEACRQFGTAVEINSRPERLDPPKRLLSMAVETGCVFSIDTDAHAPGQLDWQVYGCERAEECEVPADRVINTWESGKLLDWTNA, encoded by the coding sequence ATGAGCGACAAGGCAGGTGTTGCGGACGCGGTCGAGGCACTGCGCGCGATCGGGTACTACCTGGAACGCGACCGGCAGCCCACGCACCGGGTGAAGGCGTACCGGCGCGCCGCCGACACGATCGAGGCCCTGCCCGCGGCCGAGGTCCGGGCCCGCCGCCGGGCCGGTACGTTGACCGAGCTGCCCGGCATCGGTCCGAAGACCGAGGCCGTCATCCTCGAGGCGATGGACGGCACCACCCCGTCGTACCTGGTGAAGCTGGAGGAGGCGGCCAGCGAGCTGACCGAGACCGGGACGGCGCTGCGCTCGCAGTTGCGCGCGGATCTGCACCTGCACTCCGACTGGTCCGACGGCGGCAGCCCGATCGAGGAGATGGCGCGGACGGCGGCACGGCTCGGGCACAGATACATCGCGCTCACGGACCACTCCCCCCGGCTGACCGTGGCGAACGGGCTGTCCCGCGAACGCCGGCTCCAGCAGCTCGAGGTGGTTGCCGAGCTCAACAAGAAGCTCGCCGACGAGCTGGACGGATTCACCATCCTGAACGGGATCGAGGTCGACATTCTCGAGGACGGCTCGCTCGACTGCGACACCGAGATCCTGGCCCGGCTCGACGTGGTCGTCGCCAGCGTCCACTCCAAGCTCCGGATGCAGTCCGAACCGATGACCGAGCGGATGGTCCGCGCGATCGCGAACCCGCACGTCGACGTCCTCGGGCACTGCACCGGCCGCCTGGTCACCGGGAACCGCGGGACCAGGCCGGAGTCCGAGTTCGACGCCGAGGTGGTCTTCGAGGCCTGCCGCCAGTTCGGGACGGCGGTCGAGATCAACTCCCGCCCGGAACGCCTGGATCCCCCGAAGCGGCTGCTGTCGATGGCGGTCGAGACCGGGTGTGTCTTCTCCATCGACACGGACGCGCACGCCCCGGGCCAGCTGGACTGGCAGGTGTACGGCTGCGAACGCGCCGAGGAGTGCGAGGTCCCGGCCGACCGCGTGATCAACACCTGGGAGTCCGGCAAGCTGCTCGACTGGACGAACGCCTGA
- a CDS encoding pirin family protein: MSDLEKDPAELVVEAPGVDGPVLELLEPRHVVLGRTTTVRRLLPNKNRRMIGAWCFVDHYGPEDLTSRVDSYGVPGERGMLVPPHPHTSLQTVSWLLEGEIEHRDSAGSHALVRPGELNIMTSGPGIAHSEVSSPAAPPRLHGVQLWVALPDSVRNTVTPAFNAYADLPVLELDGARAKVMVGAVGGVTSPAPAYSPLVGADLTIEPGWTVTIPLSPEFEYGVLVVEGSLSAGELAPGFGELAYFGTGREAIDVTASAEGARCLLLGGEPFDEQLVMWWNFIGRDHDEVVAARNDWMASLESGGSARFPVVRGYEGDPLPAPPLPATRLKPRPRSR; this comes from the coding sequence ATGAGCGATCTGGAGAAGGATCCGGCCGAACTGGTCGTCGAGGCTCCCGGCGTCGACGGACCGGTCCTGGAACTGCTGGAGCCGCGGCACGTCGTCCTCGGCCGGACCACCACGGTCCGCCGACTGCTGCCGAACAAGAACCGCCGGATGATCGGCGCCTGGTGCTTCGTGGACCACTACGGACCGGAGGACCTGACCAGCAGGGTCGACTCGTACGGCGTCCCGGGCGAGCGCGGCATGCTCGTCCCACCGCACCCGCACACCAGCCTGCAGACGGTGAGCTGGTTGCTGGAGGGCGAGATCGAGCATCGGGACAGCGCGGGCTCGCACGCCCTGGTCCGGCCCGGCGAGCTGAACATCATGACGTCGGGTCCGGGCATCGCGCATTCGGAGGTGTCGTCGCCGGCCGCGCCGCCGAGGTTGCACGGTGTCCAACTGTGGGTCGCGCTGCCCGACTCGGTCCGGAACACGGTCACCCCCGCCTTCAACGCGTACGCCGACCTCCCGGTCCTCGAGCTGGACGGCGCCCGTGCCAAGGTCATGGTCGGCGCCGTCGGCGGAGTCACCTCGCCCGCTCCCGCGTACTCACCCCTCGTCGGCGCAGACCTGACGATCGAGCCGGGCTGGACGGTCACGATCCCGCTCAGCCCCGAGTTCGAGTACGGCGTCCTGGTGGTCGAGGGGTCGCTCTCGGCCGGGGAGCTGGCGCCGGGGTTCGGCGAGCTCGCGTACTTCGGGACGGGGCGCGAGGCGATCGACGTGACCGCGTCGGCGGAGGGCGCGCGCTGCCTGTTGCTCGGTGGCGAACCGTTCGACGAGCAGCTGGTGATGTGGTGGAACTTCATCGGCCGCGACCACGACGAGGTGGTTGCCGCACGCAATGACTGGATGGCGTCCCTGGAGTCCGGCGGCTCGGCCCGCTTCCCGGTCGTCCGGGGCTACGAAGGCGACCCGCTCCCCGCCCCACCGCTCCCGGCCACTCGCCTCAAACCCCGCCCACGGTCCCGCTGA
- the ykgO gene encoding type B 50S ribosomal protein L36 yields MKVRRSLRALKSRPGAQVVRRKGRVYVINRRDPRFKSRQA; encoded by the coding sequence ATGAAGGTCCGTCGTTCACTCCGAGCCCTGAAGTCCAGGCCCGGCGCCCAGGTGGTCCGCCGCAAGGGCCGCGTCTACGTGATCAACCGCCGCGACCCCCGCTTCAAGTCCCGCCAGGCCTGA